From Selenomonas sp. AB3002, one genomic window encodes:
- a CDS encoding glycoside hydrolase family 2 TIM barrel-domain containing protein, translating into MVTANFTLEKLGDPAFFQENRLEAHSDHEYFRNGEEMSRGISGFCHSLDGLWYFHHAKNPALRPVGFEAESYDCRAWDTIRVPAHWQLEGYGRPQYTNQTYPWDGHEVVRPGEIPERENPVGSYVKYFSLPANWENAYISLQGTESAVAVWLNGHYVGYSEDSFTPADFDLTPYLVQGENKLALQVYRFTSGSWIEDQDFWRFSGIFREVLLYTKPQVHIEDVEVKAVPVHEYRDGEIELKVKWNSPASKALQVKLFDPQGELLAEERQAVEGAEESSVMFSVKEAKLWSAEAPNLYRAVLFVYDGAGELQEVVPQEIGIREFKLDPEDKLMKINGQRIVFKGTNRHEFDCYRGRAMEQASFEQDIITMKRHNINALRCSHYPNSSYIYKLCDRYGLYVIDETNLETHGSWQKNGQLSIDEYTLPNDHEEWLEIILDRAKSMLERDKNHASIIIWSCGNESCGGRDVYEMSEYFRQRDPSRLVHYESTFWDRRYNDTSDMESQMYPKAAEIEKFLSEHRDKPFLCCEYTHSMGNSNGGMHKYTELTETEPLYQGGFIWDFVDQALWHKDRYGKEALGYGGDFGDRPTDYDFSGDGILFADRRPTTKLQEVKFNYQNFTLLPGKESVTIANKSLFTDTKDFDLRLALLLDGKEVWTRKMAAPSVLPGGKGTVELALPDFGAGEYALTASLCLKEETAWAQAGFEIAFGQGVWQQEAEAVQAPESLPVHFVPRLPLESTEKLKVVRGDINLGVQGEGFEILFSSAQGNMTSYKVNDRELLDRMPQPGFWRAPVNNDYGCRRDFEVAQWKLASLYQRCVKREMLVNGQWQEFDWFGQLGQKEYEAEEVSLRFTWEMATKPISSCTVAYTVKAGGIVKAELDYEKVEGLPEMPDFALVLALPADYDRIRFYGYGPLDNYCDRQQGVKLGIYEQTVAGQMEPYLMPQECGNHGGIRWFEVLDNRGRGLRIYGDLPFEASALPYTAHELENARHGYELPAVHHTYLRASLGQCGVGGDDTWGAPVLEEYRPQNETKHFEFYIRGI; encoded by the coding sequence ATGGTTACTGCTAATTTCACTTTAGAAAAATTGGGCGACCCGGCTTTTTTCCAGGAAAATCGTCTGGAGGCTCACAGCGATCATGAGTATTTCCGCAATGGGGAGGAAATGTCCCGGGGCATTTCTGGCTTCTGCCACAGCCTGGACGGCCTGTGGTACTTCCACCATGCCAAGAATCCTGCCCTGCGGCCCGTGGGATTTGAGGCAGAGAGTTATGATTGCCGTGCCTGGGACACCATCAGGGTGCCGGCCCACTGGCAGCTGGAGGGCTATGGCCGCCCCCAGTACACCAACCAGACCTATCCTTGGGACGGCCATGAGGTAGTGAGGCCTGGGGAGATTCCGGAGCGTGAAAACCCTGTAGGTTCTTACGTCAAGTACTTCTCTTTGCCGGCCAATTGGGAAAACGCTTACATTTCCCTTCAGGGCACGGAATCTGCAGTAGCAGTATGGCTAAACGGACACTATGTGGGTTACAGCGAGGATAGCTTCACCCCCGCAGATTTCGACCTGACCCCATATCTGGTACAGGGGGAGAATAAGCTGGCCCTGCAGGTCTACCGCTTCACCTCCGGCAGCTGGATCGAGGATCAGGATTTCTGGCGCTTCTCCGGGATTTTCCGTGAAGTTTTGCTCTACACCAAGCCCCAAGTCCACATTGAAGATGTGGAGGTTAAAGCTGTTCCTGTCCACGAGTACAGAGACGGGGAAATCGAGCTCAAAGTCAAGTGGAACAGCCCTGCTTCTAAAGCCTTGCAGGTGAAGCTCTTCGACCCGCAAGGGGAACTGCTGGCCGAAGAAAGGCAGGCAGTGGAAGGGGCAGAAGAATCAAGCGTCATGTTCTCTGTGAAAGAGGCAAAACTTTGGAGTGCCGAGGCACCGAACCTTTACAGGGCTGTCCTATTCGTTTATGACGGGGCAGGGGAACTGCAGGAAGTGGTGCCCCAGGAAATAGGCATCAGGGAATTCAAGCTGGATCCTGAGGACAAGCTCATGAAGATCAACGGTCAGCGCATTGTCTTCAAGGGCACCAACCGCCATGAGTTCGACTGCTATCGCGGCCGGGCCATGGAGCAGGCTTCCTTTGAGCAGGACATCATCACCATGAAGCGGCACAATATCAACGCCCTGCGCTGCTCCCATTATCCCAATTCCAGCTATATTTACAAGCTCTGTGACAGATACGGCCTTTATGTCATCGATGAGACCAATCTGGAGACCCACGGCAGCTGGCAGAAGAACGGGCAGCTGTCCATTGATGAGTACACACTGCCCAACGACCATGAGGAATGGCTGGAGATCATCCTTGACCGGGCCAAATCCATGCTGGAGCGCGACAAGAATCACGCCAGCATCATCATCTGGTCCTGTGGCAATGAGTCCTGCGGCGGCAGGGACGTCTATGAGATGAGCGAGTATTTTCGCCAGCGCGACCCTTCTCGGCTGGTGCACTATGAGAGCACCTTCTGGGACCGCCGCTACAATGATACCAGCGATATGGAAAGCCAGATGTACCCGAAAGCAGCTGAGATTGAGAAGTTCCTCTCTGAGCATCGTGACAAGCCCTTCCTTTGCTGCGAGTACACCCATTCCATGGGCAACAGCAATGGCGGCATGCACAAGTACACAGAACTGACGGAGACAGAGCCCTTGTATCAGGGGGGCTTTATCTGGGACTTCGTGGACCAGGCTCTCTGGCATAAGGACAGGTATGGCAAGGAAGCCCTGGGCTATGGCGGGGACTTTGGCGACAGGCCCACGGACTATGATTTCAGCGGGGATGGCATTCTCTTTGCTGACCGCCGTCCCACCACCAAACTGCAGGAAGTGAAGTTCAATTATCAGAACTTCACCCTGCTGCCCGGCAAGGAGAGTGTGACCATCGCCAACAAATCACTCTTCACGGATACGAAGGATTTTGACCTGCGCCTTGCCCTGTTGCTGGATGGCAAAGAGGTTTGGACAAGGAAAATGGCAGCTCCTTCCGTCCTGCCAGGAGGGAAGGGCACTGTCGAGCTTGCCCTGCCGGACTTCGGGGCCGGGGAATATGCGCTGACCGCTTCCCTTTGCCTGAAGGAGGAGACTGCCTGGGCACAGGCAGGTTTTGAAATTGCCTTTGGCCAGGGTGTATGGCAGCAGGAGGCAGAAGCTGTGCAGGCACCTGAGAGCCTGCCTGTCCATTTTGTGCCACGCCTGCCTTTGGAGAGCACGGAAAAGCTCAAGGTGGTGCGCGGAGACATCAATCTGGGGGTGCAGGGAGAAGGCTTTGAAATCCTCTTTTCCAGCGCTCAGGGCAATATGACCTCTTACAAAGTAAATGACAGGGAACTGCTGGACCGCATGCCCCAGCCCGGCTTCTGGCGTGCTCCCGTCAACAACGATTACGGCTGCCGCCGTGATTTCGAAGTGGCCCAGTGGAAACTGGCCAGCCTCTATCAGCGCTGCGTGAAGCGTGAAATGCTGGTCAACGGGCAGTGGCAGGAGTTTGATTGGTTTGGCCAGCTGGGGCAGAAGGAATACGAAGCAGAAGAAGTGAGCCTGCGTTTCACCTGGGAAATGGCTACCAAGCCGATTTCCTCCTGCACAGTTGCTTATACGGTCAAAGCCGGCGGCATCGTAAAGGCAGAGCTGGATTACGAGAAGGTGGAAGGCTTGCCGGAAATGCCGGACTTTGCGCTGGTGCTGGCTCTGCCCGCTGACTATGACAGGATCCGCTTCTATGGCTATGGTCCCCTGGACAACTACTGCGACAGGCAGCAGGGCGTGAAGCTGGGCATTTATGAGCAGACGGTGGCAGGACAGATGGAGCCTTATCTAATGCCCCAGGAGTGCGGCAACCATGGCGGCATCCGCTGGTTCGAGGTGCTGGACAACCGGGGCAGGGGCCTCAGGATTTACGGCGACCTGCCCTTTGAGGCTTCGGCTCTGCCTTACACCGCCCACGAATTGGAAAATGCCCGTCATGGCTACGAGCTGCCGGCTGTGCATCACACTTATCTCAGGGCTTCCCTGGGCCAGTGCGGCGTAGGCGGCGATGATACTTGGGGAGCGCCCGTGCTGGAGGAATATCGCCCCCAGAATGAGACAAAGCATTTTGAGTTCTATATCCGCGGCATCTGA
- a CDS encoding ammonia-forming cytochrome c nitrite reductase subunit c552: MSKMQKYLIGIAAACVLFFGFVIVRIGIAQPNDNSVKLAQISHENYAHLGKEAYKDAYPLEYNSYMKNNLGGASPTGYGGSDPGKSYIEMQPEILENFKGYKFSVQYDVARGHTWAGVDQLNSQRIPPQKGNCIVCKGSWMYDKWYKESGWDFASKPFMDATPPFTNKDTVEGTDLYFGCSSCHDPDTMELRVYQQGFVESMAMKGIDISQASHNEMRSYVCGQCHNEYYFMKEDGRVRHPFIGGWEPEEQFQWYQSGQAGGFTQDWVHPDSKTLMLKAQHPDFEIWKTSVHADAGVTCVDCHMPYMRESGKKYTSHWMTSPLKTVEESCLKCHDESKETLIARVKTIHDNNYKLQRTAGQTVARAHLAVKAAMDAGATDDQLAGIRLKLREAQWYWDWVAAENGNGFHNPDKCMRISGEAIDLGHQVIEEANALIKGSL, encoded by the coding sequence TTGAGTAAGATGCAGAAATATCTGATTGGGATTGCAGCCGCATGCGTGCTCTTCTTCGGGTTCGTCATCGTGCGCATCGGCATCGCCCAGCCCAACGACAATAGCGTGAAGCTGGCGCAGATTTCCCATGAGAACTACGCCCATCTGGGCAAAGAGGCCTACAAAGATGCCTATCCTTTGGAATACAATTCTTACATGAAGAACAATCTGGGCGGTGCTTCGCCTACCGGCTACGGCGGCAGCGACCCGGGCAAGTCCTACATAGAGATGCAGCCGGAAATCCTGGAGAATTTCAAGGGCTACAAGTTCTCCGTCCAGTATGATGTGGCCCGGGGCCATACCTGGGCAGGGGTTGACCAGCTCAATTCCCAGCGCATCCCGCCCCAGAAGGGCAACTGCATAGTCTGCAAGGGTTCCTGGATGTATGACAAGTGGTATAAGGAAAGCGGCTGGGATTTCGCCTCCAAGCCCTTTATGGATGCTACGCCTCCCTTCACCAACAAGGACACGGTGGAGGGCACGGACCTCTACTTTGGCTGCTCTTCCTGCCATGATCCTGACACCATGGAACTGCGGGTCTATCAGCAGGGCTTTGTGGAATCCATGGCTATGAAGGGCATCGACATCAGCCAGGCTTCTCACAACGAGATGCGCAGCTATGTCTGCGGCCAGTGCCACAATGAGTATTACTTCATGAAGGAAGACGGCAGGGTCCGCCATCCCTTCATCGGCGGCTGGGAGCCGGAGGAACAGTTCCAGTGGTATCAGAGCGGCCAGGCTGGCGGCTTTACCCAGGACTGGGTGCATCCCGACTCCAAGACCCTCATGCTGAAGGCCCAGCATCCTGATTTCGAGATCTGGAAGACCAGCGTCCATGCAGATGCTGGCGTGACCTGTGTGGACTGCCACATGCCTTACATGCGTGAGAGCGGCAAGAAGTACACTTCTCACTGGATGACCAGCCCATTGAAGACGGTGGAGGAATCCTGCCTCAAGTGCCATGATGAGAGCAAGGAAACCCTTATCGCCCGGGTCAAGACCATCCATGACAACAACTACAAGCTTCAGCGCACTGCAGGCCAGACTGTGGCCCGGGCGCATCTGGCTGTGAAGGCAGCTATGGATGCAGGCGCTACTGATGACCAGCTGGCAGGCATCCGCCTGAAGCTCCGCGAAGCACAGTGGTATTGGGACTGGGTAGCAGCAGAGAACGGCAACGGCTTCCACAACCCCGACAAATGCATGCGCATCAGCGGCGAGGCCATCGACCTTGGCCATCAGGTCATTGAAGAGGCCAATGCTTTGATAAAAGGTTCTTTGTAA
- a CDS encoding NapC/NirT family cytochrome c gives MEAKDLFQKHTLACLAGGFALGVIVLGIGAAFNSISGSPEFCGTCHAMKGEAASFMESSHKNQQCVECHLPHDNTVVYLMEKGRTGMVDMYHELMRDYPAHIKLSQDAHKMVNDNCLRCHSATMGEVHATKEAMDTGGDCLKCHSRIAHGSNHLEGGIKVE, from the coding sequence TTGGAAGCAAAAGACCTGTTTCAGAAACACACCCTGGCTTGTCTGGCAGGCGGTTTTGCCCTTGGGGTCATTGTCCTGGGGATTGGGGCGGCCTTCAATTCTATTTCTGGGTCCCCTGAGTTCTGCGGCACCTGCCATGCCATGAAGGGAGAAGCGGCCAGCTTCATGGAATCATCCCACAAGAACCAGCAGTGCGTGGAGTGCCACCTGCCTCATGACAACACGGTGGTCTACTTAATGGAGAAGGGACGCACGGGCATGGTGGATATGTACCATGAGCTCATGCGGGATTATCCGGCACATATCAAGCTGTCGCAGGATGCCCACAAGATGGTGAATGACAACTGCCTGCGCTGCCACAGTGCCACCATGGGTGAGGTTCACGCCACCAAAGAGGCCATGGACACCGGCGGCGACTGCCTGAAGTGCCACAGCCGTATTGCACACGGTTCGAATCACCTTGAAGGGGGGATAAAAGTTGAGTAA
- a CDS encoding transposase has translation MVKDLKQRYYYNGHLYTLPQLAKIAMYRSNNRLYRSLMVRTRKHYLPVRIVFVRNRNKKSELLYILSTDNALSEDEIIRIYGMRWNIETFFKASKSLLKLGMEFQTRSYDSAVAHMAIVFARYTFLEWLRRQENNPKTYGGLFFALCEDVQDMELSDALRSLMSLFMETINGYGTEDTETIKSKVSNWIASQSRYIKGLFQNLCWES, from the coding sequence ATGGTCAAGGACCTGAAGCAGCGCTACTATTACAATGGGCATTTGTACACCTTGCCGCAACTGGCAAAAATCGCCATGTACAGGAGCAATAACAGGCTGTACCGTTCCCTCATGGTAAGGACGAGGAAACATTACCTTCCTGTTCGCATTGTTTTTGTCAGGAACCGCAACAAAAAGAGCGAGCTGCTATATATCCTGTCTACGGACAATGCGCTGTCAGAGGATGAGATCATTCGCATATATGGGATGCGATGGAACATTGAAACCTTCTTTAAGGCAAGCAAATCCCTGCTGAAGCTTGGCATGGAGTTCCAGACCCGTAGCTATGACTCTGCTGTGGCACATATGGCAATTGTCTTTGCTCGCTATACATTTCTCGAATGGCTGCGCCGTCAGGAAAACAACCCCAAAACCTATGGAGGCCTGTTCTTTGCACTCTGCGAGGATGTGCAGGATATGGAGCTTTCAGATGCACTACGGTCACTTATGAGTCTCTTCATGGAAACCATTAACGGCTACGGAACTGAGGATACAGAAACCATAAAAAGTAAAGTGAGCAATTGGATTGCCAGCCAGAGCAGGTATATCAAGGGATTGTTCCAAAATTTATGCTGGGAAAGTTGA
- the nadC gene encoding carboxylating nicotinate-nucleotide diphosphorylase, translating to MDILGLDKKIADWLQEDIGSGDITTLATVPAGAKTHAVIHAKEAGILAGVEVARRVFGLLDEEVEFASVLTDGAKLAPGSVIVTLDGNARSILTGERLALNLLQHLSGVATRTHKLAAIAAPYGARLVDTRKTTPGMRLLDKYAVKVGGGANHRLGLYDAMLIKDNHIKVAGGIRAALERARAYASHMTKIEIEVEDLAGVEEALAGKADVIMLDNMAPDMMAEAVRLIDHRAVVEASGGIDETTLAAAAESGVDVISVGALTHSVKALDISMDIGRIK from the coding sequence ATGGATATATTAGGACTGGACAAAAAGATTGCGGATTGGCTGCAGGAGGACATTGGCAGCGGGGATATTACCACCCTGGCCACTGTGCCGGCAGGAGCAAAGACCCATGCTGTCATCCACGCCAAGGAGGCTGGCATTTTGGCCGGTGTGGAAGTGGCCAGGCGGGTATTTGGCCTGCTGGATGAAGAGGTTGAGTTTGCCAGTGTCCTGACAGATGGGGCTAAGCTGGCACCCGGTTCCGTCATTGTCACGCTGGACGGCAATGCCCGGAGCATTCTCACCGGAGAGCGGCTGGCCCTGAATCTCCTGCAGCATTTATCCGGTGTGGCCACCCGCACCCATAAGCTGGCGGCCATCGCCGCGCCTTATGGGGCCAGGCTGGTGGACACCCGCAAGACCACTCCGGGAATGCGGCTGCTTGATAAGTATGCCGTGAAAGTGGGCGGCGGCGCCAACCATCGCCTGGGTCTTTACGATGCCATGCTCATCAAGGATAACCATATCAAAGTGGCTGGTGGCATCAGGGCGGCTTTGGAGCGGGCCAGAGCGTATGCTTCCCACATGACCAAGATCGAGATTGAAGTGGAGGACCTGGCCGGGGTGGAGGAAGCCCTGGCAGGGAAGGCCGATGTCATCATGCTGGACAATATGGCGCCGGACATGATGGCGGAGGCAGTACGCCTCATTGACCACCGGGCCGTGGTGGAAGCTTCCGGAGGCATTGACGAAACCACTCTGGCAGCCGCGGCTGAAAGCGGTGTTGATGTGATTTCCGTGGGGGCCCTGACACACAGCGTCAAGGCCCTGGATATCAGCATGGACATCGGCAGGATAAAATAA
- the nadB gene encoding L-aspartate oxidase — protein sequence MQRYLMNFDTKRMENRRTECLVIGSGVAGLTAACQLARHGHHVLLVVRDTLQDSNTSKAQGGIAAALGKDDNPQLHLEDTLVAGAGLSNESVSRMVVTEGPEEIRWLAENGAEFDRNEDGSLALGREGCHGRQRIVHSHGDATGAEVARALNDMAAKEPNIRTMEGCYVVDLLTHRGRCYGVTALWHGRKICLRAEHTVLAAGGLGRLFQHTTNPDGATGSGLAMALRAGAALADMEFVQFHPTALALPGCPNFLISEAVRGAGAHLLDLEGRRFMPGYHPMAELAPRDVVARRIFREMTRAEASHIWLDARHIEKVTEKFPMIAATCRDYGIDMAKDLIPIAPAAHYMMGGIHTDIWGRTDIEGLYACGEAACTGLQGANRLASNSLLEGLVFGRRVAVIIGKTRLPQAEAGLRWREESLAEEKQGEVQADIAQSRQLMSRYLGIVRSEEDLAAGEEKLRRLASVYAGCSADSPAELDLCAALTCGAMMFRGARRRKESRGAHYRADYPEKDEAFAQHFGDQWRVNEEAGEQEEENTATAAVLAWGLA from the coding sequence ATGCAGCGCTATCTGATGAATTTCGACACCAAACGGATGGAGAACCGCCGGACAGAATGCCTGGTGATCGGCAGCGGCGTGGCCGGCCTCACTGCCGCCTGCCAGCTGGCCCGTCATGGCCATCATGTGCTGCTGGTGGTGCGGGACACTCTGCAGGACAGCAATACCAGCAAGGCTCAGGGGGGCATTGCCGCCGCTTTGGGAAAAGATGACAATCCGCAGCTGCATTTGGAGGATACCCTGGTGGCAGGAGCCGGGCTCAGCAATGAATCCGTCTCCCGCATGGTGGTGACAGAAGGGCCGGAGGAAATCCGCTGGCTGGCAGAAAACGGCGCCGAGTTTGACAGGAATGAAGATGGCAGTCTAGCCTTGGGGCGGGAGGGCTGCCATGGCCGCCAGCGCATTGTACACAGCCATGGTGATGCCACCGGGGCAGAGGTGGCCCGGGCCCTCAATGATATGGCAGCCAAAGAGCCAAACATCAGGACGATGGAGGGCTGCTATGTGGTAGATTTGCTGACCCATCGGGGCCGTTGCTATGGGGTTACAGCCCTCTGGCATGGAAGGAAGATATGTCTGCGGGCAGAGCATACGGTCCTGGCTGCCGGCGGCCTGGGACGCCTCTTTCAGCACACCACCAATCCTGATGGTGCCACCGGCAGCGGCCTGGCCATGGCCTTGCGGGCCGGGGCAGCACTGGCAGATATGGAATTCGTGCAGTTCCACCCCACGGCCCTGGCTCTGCCCGGCTGTCCCAATTTCCTGATTTCCGAGGCGGTGCGTGGGGCTGGCGCCCACCTGCTGGATCTTGAAGGGAGACGCTTCATGCCGGGTTATCATCCCATGGCAGAGCTGGCTCCCAGGGATGTGGTAGCCCGCCGCATCTTCCGGGAGATGACCAGGGCTGAAGCCAGCCATATCTGGCTGGATGCACGCCATATCGAAAAGGTGACGGAAAAATTCCCCATGATTGCTGCCACCTGCCGGGACTATGGGATAGACATGGCCAAAGACCTGATTCCCATTGCCCCTGCTGCCCATTACATGATGGGGGGCATCCACACGGATATTTGGGGGCGCACTGACATTGAAGGCCTGTACGCCTGCGGTGAGGCAGCCTGCACCGGCCTGCAGGGAGCCAACCGCCTGGCCAGCAACAGCCTGCTGGAGGGGCTGGTCTTCGGCCGCCGGGTGGCTGTCATCATAGGCAAGACCAGGCTGCCCCAGGCGGAAGCAGGCCTCAGGTGGCGGGAGGAAAGCCTGGCAGAGGAGAAGCAGGGTGAGGTACAGGCTGACATAGCCCAAAGCAGGCAGCTTATGAGCCGCTATCTGGGCATCGTCCGCAGTGAAGAGGATTTGGCTGCGGGCGAGGAAAAACTGCGCCGTCTGGCAAGTGTCTATGCAGGCTGCAGTGCGGATTCCCCGGCAGAGCTTGACCTGTGTGCCGCCCTAACCTGCGGCGCCATGATGTTCAGGGGGGCCAGGCGCCGCAAGGAAAGCCGCGGCGCCCATTATCGGGCAGATTATCCTGAGAAGGATGAAGCCTTTGCCCAGCATTTCGGTGACCAGTGGAGGGTAAACGAAGAGGCAGGGGAGCAAGAAGAAGAAAATACGGCCACAGCGGCTGTTTTGGCCTGGGGCCTGGCATAA
- the nadA gene encoding quinolinate synthase NadA, translating into MEDIIEEIMELKRQRKAVILAHVYQPEEIQEIADFTGDSFGLSQQAAATDAEVIVFCGVRFMAETANILSPDKITLLPAVDAGCQMFTDAITGEVRRAKAERPEALVVSYVNTPAAVKAMSDICCTSSNAAAVVASLPREQEVIFVPDANLGSWAEEQCGRELLKWQGGCPIHGRLTVEDVRRARAEHPGALVLMHPECRPEVRELADYIGSTTGIVNFAQKSQAEEFIIATEEGVMYELTERCPSKKFHLASRKLLCVNMKKTSLEKVRDALKNMEPRVVVPEEIRLKSVAALEKMLAVKGEAACSAI; encoded by the coding sequence ATGGAAGATATCATTGAGGAAATCATGGAACTGAAGCGGCAGCGCAAGGCCGTAATCCTGGCCCATGTCTACCAGCCGGAAGAGATTCAGGAAATTGCCGATTTCACAGGGGACTCCTTTGGCTTGTCCCAGCAGGCTGCCGCCACTGATGCGGAAGTCATCGTCTTCTGCGGAGTGCGGTTCATGGCGGAGACCGCCAATATCCTGTCCCCGGACAAGATTACCCTGCTGCCTGCGGTGGATGCCGGCTGCCAGATGTTCACCGATGCTATTACAGGAGAGGTCCGCAGGGCCAAGGCCGAGCGCCCGGAAGCGCTGGTGGTTTCCTATGTGAACACCCCTGCAGCTGTCAAGGCCATGAGTGACATTTGCTGCACCTCATCAAATGCTGCTGCCGTGGTGGCTTCTTTGCCCCGGGAACAGGAGGTCATCTTTGTTCCCGATGCCAACCTTGGCTCCTGGGCCGAGGAGCAGTGCGGCCGGGAACTCCTGAAGTGGCAGGGGGGCTGTCCCATCCATGGACGGCTCACGGTGGAAGATGTGCGCCGGGCCAGGGCAGAGCACCCTGGAGCCCTTGTGCTGATGCACCCGGAATGTCGTCCTGAGGTGCGGGAACTGGCAGATTATATCGGCAGCACCACGGGCATTGTCAATTTTGCGCAAAAAAGCCAGGCAGAGGAATTCATCATCGCCACGGAGGAAGGGGTCATGTACGAATTGACAGAGCGTTGTCCAAGCAAGAAATTCCATCTGGCATCCAGGAAGCTCCTTTGCGTCAATATGAAGAAGACCTCTCTGGAGAAGGTGCGTGACGCCCTGAAGAACATGGAACCCCGGGTGGTGGTGCCGGAGGAAATCCGCCTGAAGTCTGTGGCGGCTTTGGAAAAGATGCTGGCTGTAAAGGGGGAAGCAGCATGCAGCGCTATCTGA